The window GCAATCAAGTGTCAAGCGGCTTAAACCGCAACGGGAAACTTGCATGCCTGTAAAACCCAACAACAGCTCGTGAAGCGAACGGGCGCCCCTTTCACCCAAACCTGTCAAATGGCGGCGTATGGTGTCCTCGTCAATGTTCTTGGGTAACTTCAACAAGCGGGCAACCAAGGCGTCAAAGGTGAAGTTTTCAATCCGCTTCAAACGGTGAACACCGCACAACGATGCCAACAGGATACTTGAGAGTATTTGGGCTGTGCTGAAACGGCTTGCATTGTGGCGGATGGTTGGAAAAAGATGTTCCAGCTTGCCATAAATACCGCAATGGTTGATAAAATCAGAGGTTACGCTTAACCCTGAATATGATGTTAATTGTTCTGAACTGAACTTTTTCTTTACTGAACAGGCAGTAAATGAGATTTTTTTACTATTTTTGTCTTGCATGTGTCGGGTGAATGTTTGTTTTTGTATAACACTTTAAAGATAAATACTTTACCTGACATATGCAACTTTTATTTGAGACTTTTAGGTATAAAATGATTATCCGCAATAGTTCCTATTGTAAATTCTTGATTTGAAATCAGGCGCACACGATACGGCGGCTATCAACAGCCTGTCAAACTGGTTCTCGCCGAAGTAACGCCTGTTGAACTTGTAACAGAACTGATTGAGGTAGTACTGTAAATACTCGGGTTTTACCTTGTAATACACGCCCAGGAGCTGTCGTTTGGCATTGCTGATCGCGGTGTGTACCCAAGGCAGCACGTTAGGCAATTCCTCGTGTGGAACAACGGATGCCGTGTGTGAATGGACATGTTCTTTCAATTTAGTGTAAGAAGTTGAATCATCGGTGGTCAGATCCGCCGTGCTTTCGACATGCTCTTTGACATTCTTTGTAATTGTATCGGCTTTCAAGTCGTTGATGACTTTCATCTTCAGGTATCTGGCCTTCTTGGGTTTTTTACCCGGTTTGGGTTTTCAACCGTTTTGCTTTCAGCCATCACCAGGACCTTGGTCTTTTTTTGGCTTCCACGGCCGCGTTTCAACGGTTTCTCCTTCTCTTCAACGGATATCTCGGTGGAAAAGAAGGCGTCGTCCAGCTCGATGGCGCCCTCGAGCGTGTACTTGTCGTCACGCTTGCCCATCACGTCACGCAGTTTATTGACCATTTCCCATATGGGCTGGTAACGCTTGTGCCCCAGCTGTCGCTGTATCTCGGCGGCGGAAAAGGAGCCCTTGGTAGCCGTGAGCAGGTGCATGGCCACGAACCAGTAACGGTATGGCAGGTTGGAATGCTGCATGACCGTGCCCGAACGCAGCGTCTGGCGCGCTTGGCAACGCTTGCATTCGTAAGCCTGCTTGTTTTCCAGCCAATAATGCTCCTTACAATTACAACGACGGCAGGTAACTCCCATTTGGTCTCTTTGTTGTTTGAATTTTTCCCGACAGGTTTCCTCATCGGGGTAATTTATAGCAAAATCCAGGATATTCATAGCTTGAAATACTACATGTGTTCAGAATGTAAATATAATGAATATCAGCGATTTGGAAAGCATTTGCGAACTTATTTATAACTATTTTTCCGCTAAATTCTTTAGGAATAACTGCGGATATACATTTAATATAAACCTGAAAAATAATGAACGATAGATCAATATCAGCGATCGGGCATTGGCAGTTGGAACAAAAAACTGACCTCGAGCCGGTGGATCTTTACATAGAGGACTTGTTTCCCGGAAAAGATTACCAGGTATTGTTAATGGTTTTCGAAATTATTGATGCCATGGGTGAACTACAATGCTTTTACAGAGGAATAGACATCGAAAAAGTAAAAAAAGACTCATCCAATTACCGGAAGTATGCGTACCGGAAAGGAAGTGCTCGAGGAGGCGATATCACCCTCACCACGAAGCTAAGCAATCCTCCAGATAAAAAACTAAAGAACATCAAAGAGACACAATTCAAGAAACTCACGAATGGAGAACATCCCGAGGCCCAACTTTTCAAACTCGTGGAAACAGAGTTCCTAAAAAACGAACAGCTCGTAACTTCGCAAATTACCGATTATTTTACAAACGCTACACGTGAAGAACAAACCTCCACAGGCATATCATTGCGAATACACAACGATAAAGAGCTTTACTTATATGATTTCGAGACGGTTCGAAACACCATACTCGATTCAGGATCGGAAAAGAAATACGAGCACAATGGCACCATTTCACGCGCCGCCGATGTCGTTTGTTCGGTTACCGGGAAAGAAGCAGAAGAGGTGTATGGCTTCGCTGCACCCTTTAAATACTCTACCCCCGATAAGCCGGGATTTATTAGCGGCTTCTTTAACAAGGGGAAGTTCTGGCGAAATTACCCGGTATCCTCGAAAGAAGCCTTGGCGCTCGAGTATGGAGAGAAATACATCAAGCAACACTTGACCGGCTATTTCTATGGACACGAGTTCTTGTTCGTTCCTCGTCCTATTTTACAAAGTGACCAAGAAAGTTTAGAAATAATCGTGGAATTACTGAAAAGTGCTTTTGCTGACGCGAAGAAAAAAAAGGAATCCAAAGAAGAGCGAGCGGACTCCGAGGAACACGTGCAAAGAATCATCGCTCGGCAAGATAACTATTTTTACGTGGATATGCTTTTTTTCTCGGAAGACAAAATGAGTAAAGCTATCAGTATTAACATGATGCTGGAAGAGGTGCTTCCTTCGAGATTTAACGAGCTTTTTACACGTGTACCGGAAGATGTAAACCGGGTCCCTCTATTTAAAAATGCTGTTACCAAGGATAAGCAGACGCGTAACTTGACGTTTTCATTCGGGATTATCAAGGAGTTTTTCGACGACAAGTTTTTAGAAGTTGTACAGAGTATTTTTCTTGGTAGGCCCATTTCCAAGGATTTTATGTTCGAGAGGATCATGGGGGTAATAAGGAAAAATTACAACGAAGCACATACTAGAGAGAAAGTGACCAAATCTACACGACGAAGCATTTTAGAGGCGGTGATGTTAATGAACTATTTACAAGAGCTCGGAATTATACAAAACAATATTAACTATAATTTTATGAATACAATGGACACGGTAAAAGATGAACAAAAAAGCGGAAGGTTTAACCTTGACGAATTTAACCGGTTCGTGGCAGATAACAAAAGTTTTCTGGATAGCAATATTAAAATTGGTGTTTTCGCGGTGGGAGTTTTGGTGCGATTCGTTTTTGATATTCAATACAGCAATCTATCCAACACCCCGTTCGAGAGTAAACTTCGAGGGTATAACCTGAACCCGGAGCACTTGATGCAAGTTTACCTGGAAGCATTGGATAAAATCCAAAAGTACCTGAAGAACTATAATGCTTACTCCTCGCTTCGAGAAATAATTAACAATTATTTTACCCTTAGAAAACAGGATATGACCGCGATGAGCAATAACGAACTCTCGTTCTACTTCGTTGCCGGCCTCGAAATGGGCTCCAGGTTCAAGAAAGAGAAAAAAGAAGATAATACAGAATCAAAATAATAACATTTAAAACAATCCAAAATCATGAGTGAAATTATTAACAGCCGCAGCGAGCTATTGTTTCTTTACGACATTGAAAACGCGAACCCTAATGGGGATCCACTGAATGAAAACCGTCCACGATTCGACACGGAAGAAAGTGTCGCCCTCGTGTCTGACGTTCGACTGAAACGGACTATACGGGATTACTGGTACGAATATAAGGAATTCAACGGGCTGGGCGACCGGCAGGATATCTTTGTACGAGAAACAACCTACGAGGAAGGAGATAAGCAATATATTAAAGACGGGAAACGTCGGGCCAAAGATTTTCAAGAAGCGGAAGATATCATCCTGAATAAATGCATTGATATCCGGGTGTTCGGCGGGGTGATTCCGTTGGGCAATGACTCTATCACTTACATCGGGCCGGTGCAGTTCCAGATGGGAAAGTCGTTAAACAAAACTGGAATTATCGAAGAACAAGGTACCGGTGCATTCGCGTCATCCGACAAAAAAGCACAGGCAACTTTTCGGACTGAATACAAGGTCCCATACGCTGTAATAGGCTTTAACGGAGTAATCAACGAGAAGGCAGCACGCTACTCGAGGATGACAAAGGAAGATAAGTCATTATTGATTGAAGGTATTTGGGAAGGGACAAAGAATCTTATTTCCCGTTCAAAATTCGGCCAATCCCCCCTCTTTTTACTGGAGGTAGAGTACAATGAGCCGTTCTATATTGGTAATTTACGGCAACGACTGAAACTGGATTGTGGTGAGAAAAATGAATTACAAATAAGAGGCACGAATGATTACAAGCTCGACGTTTCGGAGTTGATAGAGGCACTTAAAGAGAACAAGGAGAAAATTGCCGATATTCATTTGAAGGTGGATTCAAGAATGACAATGATCAGTAACGGCCAATTAATCAAAAATATCAGCAAGGATGAATTATAAGGAATTGCTTATTTTCGACATCACGGGCGAATACGGGCACTTCCGAAAGTACAACACCACGACCTCACCTCTCACCTACTCTGTTCCCACGCGTACGGCTATCGCGGGAATGCTGGGAGCTATCCTGGGAATGGAAAGAGAGACACGTGACGGTCGTTACGCTGAGGATATCGTACCGGTTCAGGAGTTTTTCTCGAAAGAGAAGTGCGGGGTGGCGGTACAGGTTATTAGTCCCGTGAAAAAAGAAAATATCGGGTTTAACTTGATTAACACGAAAACATCGTTCTACGACTTAACCCGGGCAGGACACACCCAAACAGAGTTTGAACTGGTAAAAGACCCCCATTACCGTATCTACCTGGCAATGGAAGACCAATCGAAATTCGAGGAACTTTCGGAACGGATTGAAAACAAAAGACACCATTTCACTCCTTACTTGGGACTGGCTCAATTTACCGCGCAAGTCGATTTTGTTCAACGAGCAACGGGGCATATGGTCACGTCGAACGGCAATATGGTCGAGATTATCACGGCAGTGAATCTATCAAAGGTCGTGGGTAATCCACCCGTCGAATTTCAAAGGGAATTGTTCTACTCGGCCAACAACATGCCTATCGCCATGAACCGGGAGCGGCAGGTACTGGAGTATTCCGAGGTACTTATAGAGAAAAGTGGGAAGCCTTTGCATGTTCGCGTGTCAGAATATTTAACAGTTGAGGGAATTGGAAACATCCTATTCCTATAACTCCCGACACGATCCGCGCACAACGAAAAACGACGAGCAAAAATGGAAGAATTGATATCGCACAAGAAAAGCTTGCAGCTGCAGAACAAAGAGTTGTTGTCGTCCAACATTGAGGTACTGTCCCACGGTGAAAAGCTGTTAGTCAATCACTTATCGGAAGTGGCATCAATAGCTAAAGCAACCATGGAAGGAAAAGGGTACCGGTTCGTTGTGAAGGAAAACGAAATAACGAACCGGCAACTCGCTGACTTGGTGTGGATATCCGCCATCTCTCACGATATCGCGAAAGCCACAAGCTATTTTCAGGAATATATCCGCAACCCGGAAAGTGAACATACTAACTTGAAGAATCACTCGTTGCTGTCATCGGTTTTTGCCTACTTTGCCGCACGTCGTTATTGCGAGCAACAGTTCAAGGACGAAATTCTACCGGAGTTACTTCCCGTATTAATACTAATCGCCGTGAAACGGCATCATGGCAATATCCAGAACCTTCAGAAAGAGGTGCTATTTTCTAACGAGGAGATTGAATACCTTTCGGTACAGGTTGAAAGCATTCACGAGGCATCGGTTGAATCAATCCTTTCGAGCTTGTTTAGTCAAGGCCCCATCAAGGTTACATGGGGAGATTTCTTAGTGTTTTGGAAATCAGCCGTTTTTCAGCAACAGCTGAAGGATTTTCGTTTCGATTTCAAATTTAATTACCCGAAACTTGACGAAAAGACACGGGTGGAACTATATAACCTGTTTCAGGTAATCTATTCCGCGTTAATGTACTCCGATAAAAACGACGTCATCCTGCAAGATGTCAAGACAGCAAGCAAAACAACTGATATCGGAGGGTGTTTGAACCGGTACAGGGAAGAAAATGGATTTAATATTCCGGGTTCCGAAATCAACCGGTTTAAAAATGAAGCTTATTTTACCACGTTGCAGCATTTGGAAAAGGTTTTTACACCGGGGCGGCACCTCTATTCTATCACGTTACCCACGGGGTTGGGGAAAACCTTGACTGCATTTTCCGTCGCCGGTAGGATGAGGTCACTGGCAGGAAATAGCGACGCGAAAATAGTTATCGTAATCCCCTACACGTCAATAATTGACCAAAATTTTGAAGTGTATCGAGAAGTACTGGCTACCGATTCGAGCGAGGTTTTATTAAAGCATCACCACTTGAGTGAACCCAAGTACAAGGACGGTTCCGAGAAGGTGTATAACGAAAACCAGAGCCAGTTTCTGATTGAAACCTGGCAATCGGAAACCATAGTGACCACGTTCGTGCAATTCCTGGAAACGATTCTCTCGATGGACAAAACAAAGTTGATGAAACTGGTCAACCTGAGGAACGCCGTTGTCCTTCTTGATGAGATACAAACCATCCCTTATGAACTGTGGGAAACAGTGAGGAAGGTATTTCTATCACTCGGTGAAACACTCAATATCTATTTCGTCCTAATATCGGCGACGCAACCACTTATCTTTACCCCAGGGAAGGATATCGTGGAACTGGTGCCGGATTACAGAAAATACTTTGGAATGTTTAATCGTACACGGTTGCATTATCACAACGAGAAGATTGCTTTCGAGACGTTTATTAATATAATCTCGGATTATACCCGTGACGAATCAAAAAAAGATGTATTGGTAATCTTGAATACCAAAAAAGCCGCCAAGCACTGCTTTGAAGAATTAATTGTACAGGGAGAGGAAGACACGGACAATACCGAATACTACTTCCTATCAACGCTCGTTACACCGTACGAACGAAAAGAGATTATTCGAAAAATCAAAGCGAAAAGCAATAAACGCAAGATAATCGTTTCTACTCAATTAATAGAGGCCGGAGTAGACATTTCAGTGGATACTATTTTCAGACAGCTTTCACCAATTGATTCTATTATCCAATCCGCGGGACGCGCCAACCGGTACAGCGAAAAAGAGCACGTCGCCGACATTTTTCTCTACGATATTAACGACGAGCACGGAAGAGCAACAACTCGAATCTATGGCTCCGACTTAATGTTAAAAACAAGGAACACGTTAACAGGAATTGA of the Petrimonas mucosa genome contains:
- a CDS encoding TIGR02556 family CRISPR-associated protein, with the translated sequence MNDRSISAIGHWQLEQKTDLEPVDLYIEDLFPGKDYQVLLMVFEIIDAMGELQCFYRGIDIEKVKKDSSNYRKYAYRKGSARGGDITLTTKLSNPPDKKLKNIKETQFKKLTNGEHPEAQLFKLVETEFLKNEQLVTSQITDYFTNATREEQTSTGISLRIHNDKELYLYDFETVRNTILDSGSEKKYEHNGTISRAADVVCSVTGKEAEEVYGFAAPFKYSTPDKPGFISGFFNKGKFWRNYPVSSKEALALEYGEKYIKQHLTGYFYGHEFLFVPRPILQSDQESLEIIVELLKSAFADAKKKKESKEERADSEEHVQRIIARQDNYFYVDMLFFSEDKMSKAISINMMLEEVLPSRFNELFTRVPEDVNRVPLFKNAVTKDKQTRNLTFSFGIIKEFFDDKFLEVVQSIFLGRPISKDFMFERIMGVIRKNYNEAHTREKVTKSTRRSILEAVMLMNYLQELGIIQNNINYNFMNTMDTVKDEQKSGRFNLDEFNRFVADNKSFLDSNIKIGVFAVGVLVRFVFDIQYSNLSNTPFESKLRGYNLNPEHLMQVYLEALDKIQKYLKNYNAYSSLREIINNYFTLRKQDMTAMSNNELSFYFVAGLEMGSRFKKEKKEDNTESK
- the cas7b gene encoding type I-B CRISPR-associated protein Cas7/Csh2, with the protein product MSEIINSRSELLFLYDIENANPNGDPLNENRPRFDTEESVALVSDVRLKRTIRDYWYEYKEFNGLGDRQDIFVRETTYEEGDKQYIKDGKRRAKDFQEAEDIILNKCIDIRVFGGVIPLGNDSITYIGPVQFQMGKSLNKTGIIEEQGTGAFASSDKKAQATFRTEYKVPYAVIGFNGVINEKAARYSRMTKEDKSLLIEGIWEGTKNLISRSKFGQSPLFLLEVEYNEPFYIGNLRQRLKLDCGEKNELQIRGTNDYKLDVSELIEALKENKEKIADIHLKVDSRMTMISNGQLIKNISKDEL
- the cas5b gene encoding type I-B CRISPR-associated protein Cas5b, with translation MNYKELLIFDITGEYGHFRKYNTTTSPLTYSVPTRTAIAGMLGAILGMERETRDGRYAEDIVPVQEFFSKEKCGVAVQVISPVKKENIGFNLINTKTSFYDLTRAGHTQTEFELVKDPHYRIYLAMEDQSKFEELSERIENKRHHFTPYLGLAQFTAQVDFVQRATGHMVTSNGNMVEIITAVNLSKVVGNPPVEFQRELFYSANNMPIAMNRERQVLEYSEVLIEKSGKPLHVRVSEYLTVEGIGNILFL
- a CDS encoding CRISPR-associated helicase/endonuclease Cas3, with the protein product MEELISHKKSLQLQNKELLSSNIEVLSHGEKLLVNHLSEVASIAKATMEGKGYRFVVKENEITNRQLADLVWISAISHDIAKATSYFQEYIRNPESEHTNLKNHSLLSSVFAYFAARRYCEQQFKDEILPELLPVLILIAVKRHHGNIQNLQKEVLFSNEEIEYLSVQVESIHEASVESILSSLFSQGPIKVTWGDFLVFWKSAVFQQQLKDFRFDFKFNYPKLDEKTRVELYNLFQVIYSALMYSDKNDVILQDVKTASKTTDIGGCLNRYREENGFNIPGSEINRFKNEAYFTTLQHLEKVFTPGRHLYSITLPTGLGKTLTAFSVAGRMRSLAGNSDAKIVIVIPYTSIIDQNFEVYREVLATDSSEVLLKHHHLSEPKYKDGSEKVYNENQSQFLIETWQSETIVTTFVQFLETILSMDKTKLMKLVNLRNAVVLLDEIQTIPYELWETVRKVFLSLGETLNIYFVLISATQPLIFTPGKDIVELVPDYRKYFGMFNRTRLHYHNEKIAFETFINIISDYTRDESKKDVLVILNTKKAAKHCFEELIVQGEEDTDNTEYYFLSTLVTPYERKEIIRKIKAKSNKRKIIVSTQLIEAGVDISVDTIFRQLSPIDSIIQSAGRANRYSEKEHVADIFLYDINDEHGRATTRIYGSDLMLKTRNTLTGIDVVEEREYLEIIDRYYKEVRKQSDETSSDLLDAIGTLRFMEIDLKLIEERETESVFIQLNEEAKDIWESYVALYEEDMKPWERKAKFASFKSLFYDYVINVPIPYGESKINFDSEQIHGFYLSKLEQPSTFYSYSSKDTRVNTGYNTDKTAILF